In Halorientalis sp. LT38, a genomic segment contains:
- a CDS encoding metal ABC transporter permease encodes MTGAVALQAVPVVDVFAEMLGFEFMRRAFLAAMLVAVMAPVVGSFLLYRRMAFIGDTLAHVAFAGVAAGLFAEAVLGVGGSPFLVALVVAALAAVLIQAMADYTDVDNDVSMAIVLSGGFAVGTVLVSLGGGVAVGIDQYIFGSVTTVGWSHVYVMAGLSALVVGVVALTYKPLLYVTVDEEAARAARLRVDFHNHLLVVLAALVVVAAMQVMGVILVAAMLVVPVAAAGQVAPSFGASIFLAVAVAELAAVTGVTLSYTHDVAASGAIVLVAIALYVAAAVVARRR; translated from the coding sequence GTGACGGGCGCCGTTGCCCTCCAGGCCGTCCCCGTCGTCGACGTGTTCGCCGAGATGCTCGGCTTCGAGTTCATGCGACGGGCCTTCCTGGCCGCGATGCTCGTGGCGGTCATGGCGCCGGTCGTGGGATCCTTTCTCCTCTACCGGCGGATGGCGTTCATCGGGGACACGCTCGCCCACGTCGCCTTCGCCGGCGTCGCCGCCGGCCTGTTCGCCGAGGCGGTCCTCGGCGTCGGTGGGTCCCCCTTCCTCGTCGCGCTGGTCGTCGCGGCGCTCGCGGCGGTCCTGATCCAGGCCATGGCCGACTACACTGACGTGGACAACGACGTCTCGATGGCCATCGTCCTCTCCGGCGGGTTCGCGGTGGGGACGGTGCTGGTCAGCCTCGGCGGCGGCGTCGCCGTCGGCATCGACCAGTACATCTTCGGGAGCGTCACCACCGTCGGCTGGTCCCACGTGTACGTGATGGCCGGGCTGAGTGCGCTGGTCGTCGGCGTCGTCGCGCTCACCTACAAGCCGCTGCTGTACGTGACCGTCGACGAGGAGGCCGCCCGCGCCGCACGCCTGCGCGTGGACTTCCACAACCACCTGCTCGTCGTCCTCGCCGCGCTGGTCGTCGTCGCTGCCATGCAGGTCATGGGGGTGATCCTCGTCGCGGCGATGCTCGTCGTCCCCGTCGCCGCCGCCGGCCAGGTCGCGCCGAGTTTCGGCGCGTCGATTTTCCTCGCCGTCGCCGTCGCGGAACTGGCCGCCGTCACGGGCGTGACGCTGTCGTACACCCACGACGTGGCGGCCTCGGGCGCCATCGTGCTGGTCGCCATCGCCCTCTACGTGGCTGCCGCCGTCGTCGCCCGCCGTCGGTAA
- a CDS encoding DUF2150 family protein, whose amino-acid sequence MSESDPPGTFYTEERWQNWIERIDEEEIDPEDEDSARLLLNLQDDTAIAVAKIITAHEDGHIDEEEAREKLADIREIVLSEVQLDDEEKLMLVDGVQTSLVCVFYAAEEYVAGGVADDGSIEEYVRAAADAEAEEDPDTALGYCAQAGTRIIDGEELSMELAEDLEFGLVAEWVNGLDSLQTAMSDPEVVEEDED is encoded by the coding sequence ATGAGCGAGAGCGACCCGCCGGGGACATTTTATACCGAGGAGCGGTGGCAAAACTGGATCGAGCGGATCGACGAGGAGGAGATCGACCCGGAGGACGAGGACTCCGCGCGGCTCCTGTTGAACCTCCAGGACGACACGGCCATCGCGGTCGCGAAGATCATCACGGCCCACGAGGACGGCCACATCGACGAGGAAGAGGCCCGGGAGAAGCTGGCCGACATCCGCGAGATCGTGCTCTCGGAGGTCCAGCTCGACGACGAGGAGAAGCTGATGCTCGTCGACGGCGTCCAGACCTCGCTGGTCTGCGTCTTCTACGCCGCAGAGGAGTACGTCGCGGGCGGCGTCGCGGACGACGGGTCGATCGAGGAGTACGTCCGCGCGGCCGCCGACGCCGAGGCCGAGGAGGACCCGGACACCGCCCTGGGCTACTGCGCGCAGGCCGGCACCCGCATCATCGACGGCGAGGAACTGTCGATGGAACTGGCCGAAGACCTGGAGTTCGGCCTGGTCGCCGAGTGGGTCAACGGGCTCGACAGTCTCCAGACCGCCATGAGCGACCCCGAAGTCGTCGAAGAAGACGAGGACTGA
- a CDS encoding replication factor C large subunit has protein sequence MSDWTEKYRPSTLAEVRGNDKARDALREWGETWDEHREAAILHGSPGIGKTSAAHALAADMGWETVELNASDSRTKDDIERLAGRAAKNATLGGTGKQLIVVDEADNFHGNVDRGGSKAVTGIVKEAGQPMVLIANDFYEMSNTLRNACREIEFRDISARSIVPVLRDVCRQEGIEFEDEALSAIAESNSGDLRGAINDLQAMAQGRTELRAEDVVTGERDRTSGVFDYLDTVIKKAGAEEALKASYDVDETPDDLINWIEDNMPKDYEGRELARAYDFLGNADRWLGRVRATQNYSYWRYAGDNMTAGVAAARGGEKGGWTRYGPPSYWSKLGRSRGTREKRDYVARQIAEEQGVSMATARREIMPHLAVMTHHCKNRELTVAMTARYDLDAEHVSFVTGSGKDTNKVQDIVEDAERLQAESAVEHSGGAFEGGRAGQAAETNATESGTEESAGGTESDDADGAGQATLAGSAADDEEEPPASATEGEDADANDQQSGLGDFV, from the coding sequence ATGAGCGACTGGACCGAAAAGTACCGCCCGTCGACGCTGGCGGAGGTCCGGGGCAACGACAAGGCCCGCGACGCCCTCCGGGAGTGGGGCGAGACGTGGGACGAGCACCGAGAAGCGGCCATCCTCCACGGCAGCCCCGGCATCGGCAAGACCTCGGCGGCCCACGCGCTGGCGGCGGACATGGGCTGGGAGACCGTCGAACTCAACGCCAGTGACTCGCGGACCAAAGACGACATTGAGCGGCTGGCCGGCCGCGCCGCCAAGAACGCGACGCTGGGCGGGACCGGCAAACAGCTCATCGTCGTCGACGAGGCCGACAACTTCCACGGCAACGTCGACCGCGGGGGCTCGAAGGCAGTGACCGGCATCGTCAAGGAGGCCGGCCAGCCGATGGTCCTGATCGCCAACGACTTCTACGAGATGTCGAACACGCTGCGGAACGCCTGCCGGGAGATCGAGTTCCGCGACATCTCCGCGCGCTCGATCGTCCCCGTCCTCCGGGACGTCTGTCGCCAGGAGGGCATCGAGTTCGAGGACGAGGCGCTGTCGGCCATCGCCGAGTCCAACAGCGGCGACCTCCGCGGGGCGATCAACGATCTGCAGGCGATGGCCCAGGGCCGGACCGAACTCCGCGCCGAGGACGTCGTCACCGGCGAGCGCGACCGCACCAGCGGCGTCTTCGACTACCTCGACACGGTCATCAAGAAGGCCGGCGCCGAGGAGGCGCTGAAGGCGTCCTACGACGTCGACGAGACGCCCGACGACCTCATCAACTGGATCGAGGACAACATGCCCAAAGACTACGAGGGGCGAGAACTGGCCCGGGCCTACGACTTCCTCGGGAACGCCGACCGCTGGCTCGGGCGCGTCCGCGCGACGCAGAACTACTCGTACTGGCGGTACGCGGGCGACAACATGACCGCCGGCGTCGCCGCTGCCAGGGGCGGCGAGAAGGGCGGCTGGACCCGCTATGGCCCGCCGAGCTACTGGTCGAAGCTCGGGCGCTCGCGCGGCACGCGTGAGAAACGCGACTACGTCGCCCGACAGATCGCCGAGGAGCAGGGCGTCAGCATGGCCACGGCACGCCGGGAGATCATGCCCCACCTCGCGGTCATGACCCACCACTGCAAGAACCGTGAGCTGACGGTCGCGATGACGGCCCGCTACGACCTCGACGCCGAACACGTCTCCTTCGTCACCGGCTCCGGCAAGGACACGAACAAGGTCCAGGACATCGTCGAGGACGCCGAACGACTCCAGGCTGAGTCCGCCGTCGAGCACTCGGGCGGGGCCTTCGAGGGCGGTCGGGCCGGCCAGGCGGCCGAGACGAACGCGACCGAGTCCGGCACCGAGGAAAGCGCCGGCGGTACCGAATCGGACGACGCGGACGGGGCGGGGCAGGCGACGCTCGCCGGGAGCGCAGCAGACGACGAGGAGGAGCCCCCTGCATCGGCGACCGAGGGCGAGGACGCGGACGCGAACGATCAGCAGTCGGGGCTGGGCGACTTCGTCTGA
- a CDS encoding metal ABC transporter substrate-binding protein, whose product MKRTRRSILTASAAGLGAATAGCLGGFSGEGSTSDGAQTSFHLLYDFAQSVAGEDVPVESIVPFGQHGHGWEPSGQVQRDVYTAALFVYMGEGFQPWADDVVRNMRDDDADVVVTDAWDGVDFLDVDGHGAGEHEHDEEHDAGEHGTEAHEGSDHADHEGGDDGHDHDPGNRDPHFWLDPLRARTAVENVRDGLIEAYPDGESGFRDRADAYLAELEALDDRFAETLDDRSRDAVLVAGHNSFQYLGARYGFEIHALRGLSPDERPSARTVSRAQVFVAEHDVEYVLAPALESSRAAEQLVAETDASEVLEITAIAGLTEEWEERDWGYVDLMERVNLPALERALGAE is encoded by the coding sequence ATGAAGCGCACGCGACGATCCATTCTGACGGCGAGCGCGGCGGGGCTCGGTGCGGCGACGGCCGGCTGTCTCGGCGGGTTCTCCGGCGAGGGATCGACCAGCGACGGCGCACAGACCTCCTTCCACCTGCTGTACGACTTCGCGCAATCGGTCGCGGGCGAGGACGTCCCCGTCGAGAGCATCGTCCCCTTCGGCCAGCACGGGCACGGGTGGGAGCCCTCGGGACAGGTCCAGCGGGACGTCTACACCGCCGCACTCTTCGTCTACATGGGCGAGGGGTTCCAGCCGTGGGCCGACGACGTCGTCCGGAACATGCGCGACGACGACGCCGACGTAGTCGTCACCGACGCCTGGGACGGCGTGGACTTCCTCGACGTCGACGGCCACGGCGCCGGAGAACACGAGCACGACGAGGAGCACGATGCCGGGGAACACGGGACCGAAGCGCACGAGGGTAGCGACCACGCCGACCACGAGGGGGGCGACGACGGACACGACCACGACCCAGGAAATCGCGACCCGCACTTCTGGCTGGACCCACTTCGCGCCAGGACGGCCGTCGAGAACGTCCGCGACGGCCTGATCGAGGCGTACCCGGACGGCGAATCCGGGTTCCGTGACCGCGCCGACGCGTACCTGGCCGAGCTGGAGGCCCTCGACGACCGCTTCGCGGAGACCCTCGACGACCGATCGCGGGACGCGGTGCTCGTGGCCGGACACAACTCCTTCCAGTACCTCGGCGCGCGCTACGGGTTCGAGATCCACGCGCTCCGCGGGCTCTCGCCGGACGAACGTCCGAGCGCGCGAACCGTCTCCCGGGCCCAGGTGTTCGTCGCCGAACACGACGTCGAGTACGTGCTCGCACCAGCCCTCGAGTCGTCGCGGGCGGCAGAGCAACTCGTCGCGGAGACCGACGCGAGCGAGGTCCTCGAGATCACCGCCATCGCGGGCCTCACCGAGGAGTGGGAGGAGCGCGACTGGGGCTACGTCGACCTCATGGAGCGGGTGAACCTGCCCGCGCTCGAGCGCGCCCTGGGGGCCGAATGA
- a CDS encoding metal ABC transporter ATP-binding protein, protein MSVAAVEHLRFGYTDVDVLRDVSLSVEAGEFLGLVGPNGSGKSTLLKVLLGLLEPDAGDARLFGEPAHAFADGHRIGYVGQRTATADRGIPVTVEEVVTTGRYPHVGYGRLRAEDRAAVREAMATTGITDLADRRLSALSGGQRQRTFIARALACEADLLALDEPAVGVDVESRDAFYELLGSLHADGLTILLVEHDIGVVTEYASSIACINRRLHYHGDPGAFADSGALADAYGTTQRIVEHDHS, encoded by the coding sequence ATGAGCGTCGCGGCCGTCGAGCACCTCCGGTTCGGCTACACCGACGTCGACGTACTGCGGGACGTCTCGCTGTCCGTCGAGGCCGGGGAGTTCCTCGGACTGGTCGGGCCCAACGGCTCGGGGAAGAGCACGCTCCTGAAGGTACTGCTCGGGCTCCTGGAGCCCGACGCCGGGGACGCGCGGCTGTTCGGCGAGCCGGCCCACGCCTTCGCCGACGGGCATCGCATCGGGTACGTCGGGCAGCGGACGGCGACCGCAGACCGAGGGATCCCGGTGACCGTCGAGGAGGTCGTCACGACGGGACGATACCCCCACGTCGGCTACGGCCGGCTGCGCGCCGAGGACCGCGCGGCAGTCCGCGAGGCGATGGCGACGACGGGGATCACCGACCTCGCCGATCGTCGGCTCTCGGCGCTCTCCGGGGGCCAGCGCCAGCGGACGTTCATCGCCCGCGCGCTCGCCTGCGAGGCGGACTTGCTCGCGCTCGACGAACCGGCCGTCGGCGTCGACGTCGAGTCCCGCGACGCCTTCTACGAGCTTCTGGGCTCGCTCCACGCCGACGGGCTGACGATCCTGCTCGTCGAACACGACATCGGCGTCGTCACCGAGTACGCCTCCAGTATCGCCTGCATCAACCGGCGGCTCCACTACCACGGCGATCCCGGCGCGTTCGCCGACAGCGGCGCGCTGGCCGACGCCTACGGGACGACCCAGCGCATCGTGGAGCACGATCACTCGTGA
- a CDS encoding COX15/CtaA family protein, with protein MRLGFRHLAATTTAMTFALILLGVYTGAIGAGLSCGARWPLCNGSVFGLFPADWPSFVEWFHRLVAMITGFMIIGTAYAAWKRQESDAVRRASIVALAVLPVQVMLGANTIWGYGPLAQVLHHSAALLIFASLTAATAWSFQHAAAAAAETPSDAEQSAENTSGPVRL; from the coding sequence ATGCGACTGGGATTTCGCCACCTCGCCGCGACGACGACGGCGATGACGTTCGCCCTGATCTTGCTGGGCGTCTACACGGGCGCTATCGGCGCGGGACTGTCCTGCGGAGCGCGCTGGCCGCTCTGTAACGGGAGCGTCTTCGGCCTCTTCCCGGCCGACTGGCCCAGCTTCGTCGAGTGGTTCCACCGCCTCGTGGCGATGATCACCGGCTTCATGATCATCGGCACCGCCTACGCCGCCTGGAAACGCCAGGAGAGCGACGCCGTCCGGCGCGCGTCCATCGTCGCGCTGGCGGTCCTCCCCGTGCAGGTCATGCTGGGCGCGAACACGATCTGGGGCTACGGGCCGCTCGCACAGGTGCTCCACCACTCCGCGGCGCTGCTCATCTTCGCCTCGCTGACCGCCGCGACCGCCTGGTCGTTCCAGCACGCCGCCGCGGCAGCCGCCGAGACCCCCTCGGACGCCGAACAGAGCGCCGAGAACACCTCCGGCCCGGTCCGGCTCTGA
- the hmgB gene encoding hydroxymethylglutaryl-CoA synthase: MTAVGIDAVEIRTGKLELDLAETFAPAKGEEPGKYTKGLGLYSSSFPDTYEDIVTMGANAAHRLMERKGLEPDDIGRIDVATESAFDNSKPVSTYIAGCLEQVYDGDFHHANKGERKFACVAGTQSIDDAYNWIRAGRHRGRKAIVVATDTALYARGDPGEATQGAGAVALLIGEDPDLVELSPEQGFGSADETDFLKPNQQFPSVDGKRSVQVYLARMREAVMDFESVWGEVEPSDFALVPFHTPFPGMVRKAALLGYRHMIRDTEIEDALAEEIGRQPRPEAFDDDEAYLDAIAEYTDGLKETERYADWYDDVIEPTLTISREVGNWYTGSVHVARVSGLKQALEAGEDLTGERMLVGSYGSGAQAEIHAETIQPGWADEIEALNVDEQLEARYPLSFEEYEHIHDVHNHDKETEADAEEFTTPDEEFVFDGWGRMGERKYRYVE; encoded by the coding sequence ATGACAGCGGTCGGCATCGACGCCGTGGAGATACGAACGGGGAAGCTCGAACTGGACCTGGCGGAGACGTTCGCGCCGGCGAAGGGGGAGGAACCGGGGAAGTACACCAAGGGGCTCGGGCTGTATTCGAGTTCGTTCCCGGACACCTACGAAGACATCGTGACGATGGGGGCCAACGCCGCCCATCGCCTGATGGAGCGCAAGGGGCTCGAACCGGACGACATCGGCCGGATCGACGTGGCCACCGAGAGCGCCTTCGACAACTCGAAACCCGTCTCGACGTACATCGCGGGCTGTCTCGAGCAGGTGTACGACGGGGACTTCCACCACGCGAACAAGGGCGAACGCAAGTTCGCCTGCGTGGCGGGCACCCAGAGCATCGACGACGCGTACAACTGGATCCGCGCGGGGCGCCACCGCGGTCGGAAGGCGATCGTCGTCGCCACCGACACGGCGCTGTACGCCCGGGGCGACCCCGGCGAGGCGACCCAGGGCGCGGGCGCGGTCGCGCTCCTCATCGGCGAGGACCCCGACCTGGTGGAACTGTCGCCGGAGCAGGGATTCGGCAGCGCCGACGAGACGGACTTCCTGAAGCCCAACCAGCAGTTCCCGTCGGTCGACGGGAAGCGCTCGGTGCAGGTGTACCTCGCGCGGATGCGCGAGGCGGTCATGGACTTCGAGTCGGTCTGGGGCGAGGTCGAGCCCAGTGACTTCGCGCTGGTGCCCTTCCACACGCCCTTCCCGGGGATGGTCCGGAAGGCCGCACTGCTCGGCTATCGGCACATGATCCGCGACACCGAGATCGAGGACGCCCTGGCCGAGGAGATCGGTCGCCAGCCGCGGCCGGAGGCGTTCGACGACGACGAGGCCTACCTGGACGCCATCGCGGAGTACACGGACGGCCTGAAGGAGACCGAGCGGTACGCGGACTGGTACGACGACGTCATCGAGCCGACGCTGACCATCTCGCGGGAGGTGGGCAACTGGTACACCGGCTCGGTCCACGTCGCCCGAGTCAGCGGGCTGAAGCAGGCCCTCGAAGCCGGCGAGGACCTGACGGGTGAACGCATGCTCGTGGGTTCCTACGGCAGCGGCGCGCAGGCGGAGATCCACGCCGAGACGATCCAGCCCGGCTGGGCGGACGAGATCGAGGCGCTGAACGTCGACGAACAGCTCGAGGCGCGCTATCCCCTCTCCTTCGAGGAGTACGAGCACATCCACGACGTGCACAACCACGACAAGGAGACCGAAGCCGACGCGGAGGAGTTCACGACGCCCGACGAGGAGTTCGTCTTCGACGGCTGGGGCCGGATGGGCGAGCGCAAATACCGCTACGTGGAGTGA
- a CDS encoding NADP-dependent malic enzyme — translation MGLDEDSLDYHREDPPGKIEISTTKPTNTQRDLSLAYSPGVAAPCREIRDAPNDAFTYTAKGNLVGVVSDGTAVLGLGDIGAQASKPVMEGKGVLFKRFADIDVFDIELEEDDTDQMIRSIASMEPTFGGINLEDIKAPECFEVEERLREEMDIPIFHDDQHGTAIISGAALLNAADIAGKELAELDIVFSGAGASAIASARFYVSLGAKRENITMCDSSGIITQARAESGDVNEFKREFARDVPEGDLADAMDGADVFVGLSVGGIVSEEMVQAMASDPIIFAMANPDPEIAYEDAKAARDDTVIMATGRSDYPNQVNNVLGFPFIFRGALDVRATEINEEMKRAAAEALADLARQDVPDAVVKAYGDQPLQYGPEYVIPKPLDPRVLFEVAPAVAQAAMDSGAARFDIDHDEYVEQLEARLGKSREMMRVVLNKAKNEPKRVVLAEGDDEKMIRAAYQLVDQGIAEPILIGDRERIWAIMETLALDFDPEIVDPGEGSLEPYAERLYELRQRKGITRREAGELVQDGNFLGSVMVEMGDADAMLTGLMHNYPSALKPPLQIVGTADDANYAAGVYMLTFKNRVIFCVDTTVNQNPDAEVLSEVTCHTADLARRFNVEPRAAMLSYSNFGSVDNEGTRKPREAAELLRADPEVDFPVDGEMQADTAVVEDILNGTYEFSDLEEPANILVFPNLEAGNIGYKLLQRLGGAEAIGPMLVGMDKPVHVLQRGDEVKDIVNLASVAVVDAQQNDY, via the coding sequence ATGGGACTAGACGAGGATTCGCTCGACTATCACCGGGAGGATCCACCCGGGAAGATCGAGATCTCCACGACGAAGCCGACGAACACGCAGCGGGACCTGAGCCTGGCCTACTCGCCGGGCGTCGCCGCTCCCTGCCGTGAGATCCGCGACGCGCCCAACGACGCGTTCACCTACACCGCGAAGGGGAACCTCGTCGGCGTCGTCTCCGACGGGACAGCCGTGCTCGGCCTCGGCGACATCGGCGCACAGGCCTCGAAACCGGTCATGGAGGGCAAGGGGGTCCTCTTCAAGCGCTTCGCCGACATCGACGTCTTCGACATCGAACTCGAGGAGGACGACACCGACCAGATGATCCGCTCGATCGCCTCGATGGAGCCGACCTTCGGCGGCATCAATCTTGAGGACATCAAGGCCCCCGAGTGCTTCGAGGTCGAGGAGCGCCTCCGCGAGGAGATGGACATCCCCATCTTCCACGACGACCAGCACGGCACCGCGATCATCTCCGGGGCCGCCCTGCTCAACGCCGCCGACATCGCCGGCAAGGAACTGGCGGAACTGGACATCGTCTTCTCCGGCGCCGGCGCGAGCGCCATCGCCTCCGCGCGCTTCTACGTCTCGCTCGGCGCGAAACGCGAGAACATCACGATGTGTGACTCCTCGGGGATCATCACCCAGGCCCGCGCGGAGTCGGGCGACGTCAACGAGTTCAAACGCGAGTTCGCACGCGACGTGCCCGAGGGCGACCTCGCGGACGCGATGGACGGCGCGGACGTGTTCGTCGGCCTCTCGGTCGGCGGCATCGTCTCCGAGGAGATGGTGCAGGCGATGGCCTCGGACCCGATCATCTTCGCGATGGCGAACCCGGACCCGGAGATCGCCTACGAGGACGCCAAGGCGGCCCGCGACGACACCGTCATCATGGCCACGGGCCGCTCCGATTACCCCAACCAGGTGAACAACGTGCTCGGCTTCCCCTTCATCTTCCGCGGGGCGCTCGACGTGCGGGCGACCGAGATCAACGAGGAGATGAAGCGCGCGGCCGCCGAGGCGCTGGCCGACCTGGCCCGCCAGGACGTGCCCGACGCGGTCGTCAAGGCCTACGGCGACCAGCCGCTCCAGTACGGGCCCGAGTACGTCATCCCGAAGCCGCTCGACCCACGCGTGCTCTTCGAGGTGGCACCGGCGGTCGCCCAGGCCGCGATGGACAGCGGCGCGGCGCGCTTCGACATCGACCACGACGAGTACGTCGAACAGCTCGAAGCCCGCCTGGGCAAATCGCGGGAGATGATGCGGGTCGTCCTGAACAAGGCCAAAAACGAGCCCAAGCGGGTCGTGCTGGCCGAGGGCGACGACGAGAAGATGATCCGGGCGGCCTACCAGCTGGTCGACCAGGGCATCGCCGAACCCATCCTGATCGGCGACCGCGAGCGCATCTGGGCGATCATGGAGACCCTGGCCCTGGACTTCGACCCCGAGATCGTCGACCCCGGCGAGGGGAGCCTCGAACCGTACGCAGAGCGGCTGTACGAACTCCGCCAGCGCAAGGGCATCACCCGACGGGAGGCCGGCGAACTCGTCCAGGACGGCAACTTCCTCGGCAGCGTCATGGTCGAGATGGGCGACGCCGACGCCATGCTGACGGGGCTGATGCACAACTACCCCTCGGCGCTCAAGCCGCCGCTCCAGATCGTCGGCACCGCCGACGACGCCAACTACGCCGCCGGGGTGTACATGCTGACTTTCAAGAACCGCGTGATCTTCTGCGTGGACACGACGGTCAACCAGAACCCCGACGCGGAGGTGCTCTCGGAGGTGACCTGCCACACCGCCGACCTGGCCCGCCGGTTCAACGTGGAACCGCGCGCGGCGATGCTGTCGTACTCGAACTTCGGCTCGGTCGACAACGAGGGCACGCGCAAGCCCCGCGAGGCCGCGGAGTTGCTCCGGGCCGACCCAGAGGTCGACTTCCCGGTCGACGGTGAGATGCAGGCCGACACCGCCGTCGTCGAGGACATCCTCAACGGCACCTACGAGTTCTCGGACCTCGAGGAACCGGCGAACATCCTGGTGTTCCCGAACCTCGAAGCGGGCAACATCGGCTACAAACTCCTCCAGCGCCTCGGCGGCGCCGAGGCCATCGGCCCGATGCTCGTCGGCATGGACAAACCCGTCCACGTCCTCCAGCGGGGCGACGAGGTCAAAGACATCGTCAACCTGGCGAGCGTGGCGGTCGTCGACGCCCAGCAGAACGACTACTGA
- a CDS encoding helix-turn-helix domain-containing protein, whose amino-acid sequence MGREPRRELAEKIAGEITLSDDPGATLRKWRTDFDVSQTELADHLEVSSSVISDYESGRRQSPGIGVVDRIVGALLEIDESRGGGRIRQHARVLSAGFDSEIVHDLREYPATIPMDRYYDAIGATELVEGAQATVAGHTVIDSIQAITRLSSEEFYRLYGQSTNRALVFTNVTRGESPLVAMRVVTPTPNAIVLHGLDEESLWDHAPRLAQIDGFSLAVTTTDLPTMLEGLDELP is encoded by the coding sequence ATGGGCCGCGAACCGCGGCGGGAACTGGCCGAGAAGATCGCCGGTGAGATCACGCTGAGTGACGATCCCGGCGCCACGCTGCGGAAGTGGCGGACGGACTTCGACGTCTCCCAGACGGAACTGGCCGACCACCTCGAGGTCTCCTCCTCCGTCATCTCGGACTACGAGAGCGGCCGCCGCCAGAGTCCGGGCATCGGCGTCGTCGACCGCATCGTCGGCGCGCTGCTCGAGATCGACGAGTCCCGCGGCGGCGGGCGCATCCGCCAGCACGCGCGCGTGCTATCCGCGGGGTTCGACAGCGAGATCGTCCACGACCTCCGGGAGTACCCCGCGACGATCCCGATGGACCGCTACTACGACGCCATCGGCGCGACGGAACTGGTCGAGGGAGCACAGGCAACGGTCGCCGGCCATACGGTCATCGACAGCATCCAGGCGATCACCCGTCTCTCGAGCGAGGAGTTCTACCGGCTCTACGGCCAGTCCACCAACCGGGCGCTGGTGTTCACGAACGTCACGCGCGGCGAGTCGCCGCTGGTCGCCATGCGCGTCGTCACCCCGACGCCGAACGCCATCGTCCTCCACGGACTTGACGAGGAGAGCCTCTGGGATCACGCGCCGCGGCTGGCGCAGATCGACGGCTTCTCGCTCGCGGTGACGACGACGGATCTGCCGACGATGCTGGAAGGATTGGACGAGTTGCCCTGA
- a CDS encoding type IV pilin N-terminal domain-containing protein, whose protein sequence is MSRARAQSEVVGVVILTGVVVTMVGLVSVVALSNVVDEPAPVADLRIEGNDTHLQVTHVGGDGLAVSDLDVVVRGPDGTTRFGVDAANLTNDDGDARLAFGEALVREHGMSGDEARVLVVHRPTNEIVAEGTVVFVADE, encoded by the coding sequence ATGTCTCGCGCGCGTGCACAGTCGGAGGTCGTCGGCGTCGTCATCCTGACCGGCGTGGTCGTCACGATGGTCGGACTCGTGAGCGTCGTCGCCCTCTCGAACGTCGTCGACGAGCCGGCGCCGGTCGCGGACCTCCGGATCGAGGGCAACGACACGCACCTGCAGGTCACCCACGTCGGCGGCGACGGGCTCGCGGTCTCGGACCTCGACGTCGTCGTCCGCGGCCCCGACGGGACGACCCGGTTCGGGGTCGACGCGGCGAACCTGACGAACGACGACGGCGACGCCCGGCTGGCGTTCGGGGAGGCGCTCGTCCGCGAGCACGGGATGAGCGGCGACGAGGCGCGCGTGCTGGTGGTCCACCGGCCGACGAACGAGATCGTCGCCGAGGGGACGGTGGTGTTCGTCGCCGACGAGTAG
- a CDS encoding metal-dependent hydrolase — MPSTVVHLAFAGILAAALLGEAFSPRSLAVVFAVVIFADLDVFLGFLVGGAHRAAFHTLLLPAIAGAAIYADARREDRWLTARFGESAPTVAWTALAAFVFAAVGLDLFTTWGANPLYPLHDQFYRIEGTLELSSQRGLVQTFVEVGGPEAGPKKLGTTADYHVNSGVDPNRGAEPEGVDRIFPVAQSGWQLLLVLASPVVLWARVRQD; from the coding sequence ATGCCATCGACGGTGGTGCACCTGGCCTTTGCGGGCATCCTCGCGGCCGCGTTGCTGGGCGAGGCTTTCTCTCCCCGGAGCCTCGCGGTCGTGTTCGCCGTCGTGATCTTCGCCGACCTGGACGTCTTCCTCGGCTTCCTGGTCGGGGGCGCCCACCGCGCGGCCTTCCACACCCTCCTGCTGCCCGCGATCGCCGGCGCGGCGATCTACGCCGACGCCCGACGCGAGGACCGGTGGCTCACGGCGCGGTTCGGCGAGTCGGCCCCGACGGTCGCCTGGACCGCCCTCGCCGCGTTCGTCTTCGCGGCCGTGGGGCTCGACCTGTTCACGACCTGGGGCGCGAACCCGTTGTACCCCCTGCACGACCAGTTCTACCGGATCGAGGGGACCCTCGAGCTCTCGTCCCAGCGAGGGCTCGTCCAGACGTTCGTCGAGGTCGGCGGGCCAGAGGCGGGGCCCAAAAAACTGGGAACCACCGCGGACTATCACGTCAACAGCGGCGTCGATCCGAACCGCGGCGCCGAGCCGGAGGGCGTCGACCGGATCTTCCCGGTCGCACAGTCTGGCTGGCAGTTACTGCTCGTGCTCGCGAGTCCGGTCGTCCTCTGGGCGCGGGTTCGTCAGGACTGA